ACGATGGTGCCGGGCATCGGCGCGCCGACATGCTTCGGATTGCCCTCTTCCGCCTGGGGCTTGGCACGCGCATTGGCAAGCCCGGCCTTGGGCACACGCAGCACGCGGGACTGGCCGTTCAATTCGAAGAACACCTTGACCATCCCTTCCTCGTCCGGACCGGCCATACCCTGCTGCGAGATGATCAGGCTCTTGCCGCGCTCGAGATCGACACTGATCTCTTCGGTGCCAGCGAGCCCGTAGAAGAAGGCCGGCGTCGGCAGCAGCGAAACGTCACCATAGCGGGCGTGATGGGCGGCATAGTCCTTGAACACCTTCGGATACATCAGATAGGAAGCAAGCTCGTAATCGTCGATCTGCCGGCCGCAGGTTTTTTCGGCTTCGAGACGCTTGGCTTCGAGATCGACTGGCGGCAGATGGGCGCCGGCACGTCCCTTGAGCGGCGCTGCGCCTTTCAGCACCTTTTTCTGCAACTCCGGCGGAAAACCGTCGGGCGGAAAACCCAGCTCGCCTTTCATCAGCGCGATCACCGAATCCGGGAAAGCGATTTCGCGCGCCGGGTTTTTGATGTCCTCGGCCGTGAGATTGTTGGCGACCATGAACAAGGCCAGGTCGCCGACGACCTTCGAGGTCGGCGTGACCTTGACGATGTCGCCGAACAGCAGATTGACGTCGGCATAAGCCTGGGCGACCTCGCCCCAACGGTGCTCGATGCCCATCGCCCGCGCCTGCTCGCGCAGGTTGGTGTATTGGCCGCCGGGCATCTCATGGCGGTAAACATCGGCGGTGCCGGCGCGGATGTCGGCCTCGAAGGGCGCGTATTGTCGGCGCACTCCCTCCCAGTAGTGTGACAACGCTTGCATGGCATCGAAATCGACACCGGGATCGCGCTCGCTACCGGCCAGCGCCGCGGCGATGGCGCCGAGGTTGGGCTGCGAGGTGAGCCCGCTCATCGCGTCGAGCGCGCCATCGACCGCATCGCAGCCGGCCTCGATGGCCGCCAGCACCGAGGCAGCGGCAATACCGCTGGTATCGTGGGTATGGAAATGGATCGGCAGGCCGGTTTCCTCTTTCAGTACCCGCACCAACTCACGCGCCGCCCGCGGTCGGCACACGCCCGCCATGTCCTTGATCGCGATGATGTGTGCGCCGGCCTTCTCGAGCTGTTTGCCGAGATCGACGTAATACTCGAGGTTGTATTTGGGCCGCCTGGCATCGAACAGGTCGCCGGTATAGCAGATCGCCGCTTCGCAAAGCGCCCCCGTCTCGAGCACGGCATCCATCGCCACGCGCATGTTCTCGACCCAGTTCAGCGAGTCGAAGACACGGAACACGTCGATGCCCGCCTTGGCCGCCTGCTGCACGAAATAACGCACGACATTGTCGGCATAACTGGTGTAGCCGACCGCATTCGCGCCGCGCAAGAGCATCTGCAACAGCACGTTGGGCACGGCTTCGCGCAGGCGCGCAAGACGCTCCCAGGGGTCTTCCTTCAAGAAACGCATCGCCACGTCGAAGGTCGCGCCCCCCCAGCATTCGAGTGAAAAGAGCTGCGGCAGCAGACGTGCGTAATACGGCGCGATCGCGACCATGTCGAAGGTGCGCATGCGGGTGGCGAACAGCGACTGATGCGCGTCGCGCATCGTCGTGTCGGTGAGCAGCACGCGTCTTTCGTTCTTCATCCACGCGGCGAACTTCGCGGCGCCGAGCTGCTTGAACAAATCGCGCGTGCCCAGCTGCGGCGCGGCGGAAAGGTCGACGCCGACCGGCTTGATGGGCTTCGCCAGTGGCAAGGCCGGCAGCGTGCGGCCCTTCGTTTCTGGGTTGCCATTGACCATCACGTCACCGAGGAAATTCAAAAGTCTCGTGGCGCGATCGCGGCGCTTGCGGAATTTGAACAGTTCCGGCGTCTCGTCGATGAAACGCGTCGTGCATTCGCCAGCGAGGAAGAGCGGATGGCCGATGACGTTTTCGAGGAACAGCAGATTGGTGGCGAGCCCGCGAACGCGAAATTCGCGCAGCGCGCGGTCCATGCGGCGCGCCGCCTCCTCCGGCGTATGTCCCCAGGCGGTGACCTTGACGAGCAGCGAGTCGTAGTACGGCGTGATCACCGCGCCGGTATAGGCCGTGCCGCCGTCGAGCCGGATGCCGAAGCCGGCCGGACTGCGATAGGCGGCGATGCGTCCATAGTCGGGCGTAAAACCGTTTTCTGGATCCTCGGTGGTGATGCGGCACTGCAGGGCATGCCCGTTTAGCTTCACCTCCTCCTGCCGCGGCACGTAGGAATCCTCGTCGCCGATCCGCGCGCCTTCGGAGATGCGGATCTGCGCCTTGACGATATCGACGCCGGTGACCTGTTCGGTGACGGTGTGCTCGACCTGGATGCGCGGATTGACCTCGATGAAGTAAAACTGGTCGGTGTCGGCATCCATCAGGAACTCGACCGTGCCGGCATGCGTGTAGTTCGCCGCTTTGGCGAGCTTGAGCGCCGCCGCGCACAGTTCGGCACGCCGCGCTTCGGAGAGATACGGTGCCGGTGCGCGCTCCACCACCTTCTGGTTGCGCCGCTGCACCGAGCAGTCACGCTCATAGAGGTGCACCAGATTGCCGTAGCTGTCGCCGATCACCTGCACCTCGACATGGCGCGCGCGGCGCACCAGTTTTTCCAGATACACCTCGTCGTTGCCAAAGGCGGCAGCGGCCTCGCGGCGCGCGACCTCCATCGCCGGGCCGAGATCGGCCTCGGTCGCGACGATACGCATGCCACGTCCGCCGCCGCCCCAGCTCGCCTTGAGCATCAGTGGGTAGCCGACGCTGGCGGCGAGCCGCTTCGTTTCGTCCAGATCACGCGGTAGCGCCCCGGTGGCCGGCACCACCGGCACACCGGCCCGTTCGGCGAGCGCACGTGCCGAGACCTTGTTGCCCAACAGGCGCATCACTTCGGGCTGCGGGCCGATGAAGACGATGCCGGCGCGCGCGCAAGCCTCGGCAAAATCCGGGTTTTCGGAGAGGAAGCCGTAACCAGGGTGGATCGCATCGACATGCGCTTCTTTGGCGATGCGAATGATGTCGGCGATGTCGAGATAGGCGTCGACCGGTTTCTTGCCCGCGCCGACGAGGTAGGACTCGTCGGCCTTGAAACGGTGCAGGGCGAAGCGGTCCTCGTTCGAGAAAATGGCGACGGTGCGGATGCCCAGCTCGCTCGCGGCGCGCAGGATGCGAATCGCGATCTCGGAACGGTTGGCGACCAGGAGGCTGCGGATTTTTTTCATGATGGGAAGCGCGGATGAAGCGAAATGACCACGATTCTAATATTGCATTGCAGCAAGCACGCCGCGGACTTTCACAACCCGAGCCGCTCTTTGACGTGCGGCCACTGTCGGCGGCTCACCGGCAGACGTTCGGCCACGCCTTTCAAGGTCAGCACCCAGTGCGCCTCGCCATGTGCGTCGTCAGCGACGCGTGCCGCGCCGGCGACTGCATCGATGGCGACGAGACAGTTGCGGTGGATACGTACGAAGCGCGCCGCGAACTCGGTTTCCAGATGGGTGAGCGATTCCTCGAGCAGATACTCGCGCTCTGCGGTGCATGCCGCGACGTATTTCTGGTCGGCACGCAGGTAAAGGATTTCATCGACCGGAACGAGCATCACCCGGCCACGCTCAAGCACCCGCAACCGGGCGCGGGCCGTGGGGGCGAGATTCTTGAGCAGGGCGTCATTGGGCAGCAGACGGCGAGCCTTCCGTAGGGCATCGAGCAGGCGTGGTGCCCGCACCGGCTTGAGTAGATAATCGGCGGCTGAGAGCTCGAAGGCCTTGAGGGCGAATTCGTCGTACGCCGTGACGAAGACGATCGCCGGTGACATAGGCTGCCCCGCCAGCTGTTGCGCCAGCTCGATGCCGTCCATGCGCGGCATGCGGATGTCGGCCAGCACGATGTCGGCAGGCCGCTGCGCCAGCACCTCCAGCGCAGCCAGGCCGTCGCCGGCTTCGCCGACGATGCAATGCGGGAACTGCGGCGCGATGTCCTCGAGGAGATGGCGCAAGCGCTGCCGTGCCGGCGCCTCGTCATCGACGAGCAGGATGCGCGGTAGCGCGTTCATGCGCTCTCCCGCCGCGGCAGTTCGACGCGCACCCGATAACGGCCGTCGTGCTCGCCGGTTTCGAGACGTGCCTCGAGATCGTAAAACAGCATCAGCCGCTCGCGCAGGTTGTCCAGCGCCATGCGGTTGCCGGGACGCTGTGCGCTGGATGCCGCCAGCGGATTGTCGATTTCGATATGCACGCCGTCGCGGCTGGCACGGATGCGCACGACGATTTCGCCGGGCTCGGTAACCATTTCGACGCCGTGATAGACGGCGTTCTCCAGCAATGGCTGCAACAGCAAAGGCGGCGCGAGCAATTCGGGCGGGTAGTCGTCCATTTCCCAACGCACCTTGAGGCGCTCGCCGAGCCGCAGCTTTTCGAGCGCGAGATACTTGCGCGCCAAGGCGATCTCTTCCGAAAGCGGCACCAGCGCGCGATTGTCGCGCAACAGCACGCGGAACAGCTCGGCGAGTTCTTCGAGGGCGGTCTCCGCGCGGCGCGGATCGTCGCGCATCACGCCGAGGATCGCATTCAGGCTGTTGAACAGGAAATGCGGACGGATCCGGGCATTGAGCGCCGCCAGCCGCGCTTCGGCCAGTGCCGGCGTCTGGGCCTGGGCGCGAAGCTTGAAGCCAGCCAGCAGCAGCATCGCGCCAAGACCGCCGGCAAGCGGCGCGCGCCAGCCGGGTGCGCCGCCGAAGGCCGTCGCCAACAGGAAATCGATCCCCGCAAACGCAGCCGCCGCCCAGCCGACCACCACAGCGAATGCCCACGGCAGCGGTTGGCGTCGTAGCCACGAGGCGAGCGGGAACAGCCCGGCCAGCGTGGTGAGCAGCGCCGGCTCGGCGAGTGCGGAAAGCTCGAGCAGCTCGTCACCAAGCCGCGCCAGATCTCGGTTGCGCGCCAGCGCCAACAGCAGCAGCAGCCCGTTTCCCGCCAACAGGAGCCGCAACCAGATGCCTTGGTTGGAAAAATCCGGCACGACGGAAGCAATGGGCGACGAGGGTATACTCATAACTTTACCAGGCCGTTGAAAAACGTCACGAGGATGGCCAGATGCAAGGCGTTTGGTGCGCAGCGACCGAGACATATCAATAAGATAGGCGAGGGAGCGAGCACCGAGCAACGCCGCAGATGGCCCACCGCAGTAGTTTTTCAACAGCCTGTTACAGACATTCTCCCTCTTCATTATGTCAGACAGTTCCGCCAAGATCTGGTCGGGGCGTTTTAGCGAACCCGTCGCCGACCTCGTCAAACGTTACACCGCCTCGGTCTTTTTCGATCGGCGCATGGCCGCCCAGGACATCCGGGGCTCGCTCGCCCATGCGAAAATGCTGGCGCGCCAGAAGATCATTTCCGGGCAAGACCTCGCTGCAATCGAACGCGGCCTGGCCCAGATCAATGGCGAGATCGAGCGCGGCGAATTCGTCTGGAATCTCGATGACGAGGATGTGCATCTCAACATCGAGAAACGCCTCACCCAGCTCATTGGCGATGCGGGGAAAAGGCTGCACACCGGCCGCTCGCGCAATGACCAGGTGGCCACCGACATCCGCCTTTGGCTACGCGATGCGATCGACACGACCGATGCACGGCTTAGCGCACTGATGCGTGCGCTGCTCGATCTGGCCGAGACGCACCTGGCTACGCCCATGCCCGGCTTCACCCATCTGCAGGTGGCCCAACCGGTCACCTTCGGCCATCACCTGATGGCCTACGTCGAGATGTTTTCCCGCGACCGCGAACGCTTCGCCGACTGCCGCAGGCGGGTCAACCGCCTGCCGCTCGGCGCGGCGGCGCTCGCCGGCACCACCTTCCCGATCGACCGTGAATTCGTCGCCAAGGAACTCGGCTTCGACGGCGTCTGTGCCAACTCGCTCGATGCCGTCTCCGACCGTGACTTCGCGATCGAATTCTGTGCCGCCGCATCGTTGACGATGATGCACGTCTCACGCTTCTCTGAGGAACTGATCCTCTGGATGAACCCGATGATCGGCTTCATCGATCTGGCCGACCGTTTCTGCACCGGCTCTTCGATCATGCCGCAGAAGAAGAATCCGGACGTGCCGGAGCTCGCGCGGGGCAAGAGCGGCCGTGTCTTCGGCCACCTGATGGGGCTTTTGACACTGATGAAGGCTCAGCCGCTCGCCTACAACAAGGACAACCAGGAAGACAAGGAACCATTGTTCGACACCGCCGACACGCTCATCGACACGCTGACGATCTTCGCCGATCTCGTGTCCGGCATCCGCGTCAAAGCGGAGGCGATGGCCGCGGCGCTCGATCAGGGCTTTGCCACGGCGACCGATCTGGCCGACTATCTCGTCAAGAAGGGTCTGCCCTTCCGCGATGCGCATGAAGCCGTCGCACGTGCGGTGCGCGCCGCAGAAGCGCGCGGCTGCGATCTCTCTGACCTGCCGCTGGCCGAGTTGCAGAGTTTTTCACCCCTCATCGACGAAGACGTCTTCAGCGTGTTGACCATCTCCGGCTCGCTGGCCGCGCGCAATCATCTCGGCGGCACCGCACCGGAACAAGTAAAAGCTGCCATCGAACGCGTGCGCAACTCCCTTCGATGAGGCGTTTCAGAAAGACCGGCACGGCAGATCGGCTGGCGATGTTCGAGGCCGAGGTCGAGGGTCTCGCTGCCTTGCGCGCCACGCAAACGGTACGCGTTCCCGAGGTCTTCGGCACCGGCATCGATGCGAACGGCAGCGCCTGGATCGAGCTGGAATACCTCGAGCTCGGAGCGCTGTCGCCGCAATCCGGCGCCCGGCTCGGCGAGCAGCTCGCCGAAATGCACTGGCACACCGGCCATCGAGATGACGCCCTTTTTGGCTGGCCGCGCGACAACTTCATCGGCGACTCGCCGCAATCGAACCAGTCGCATCAGAGTTGGGCGAGCTTCTTCGCCGCCGAACGCCTGCGGCCGCAGCTGGAGCGCGCCCAGGCCAACGGCATGCCGCGCGCAGTGGTTTCCCAAGGCGAGCGGCTGATCGAGGGCGTCGGTGCCTTTTTCCTCGACTACCGGCCGCAGCCCTGCCTGCTGCATGGCGACCTTTGGGCCGGCAACGCCGGTCAGTTACCGGATGGGACGCCGGTCATCTTCGATCCAGCCGTCTATCGGGGCGACCGCGAGACCGATCTCGCGATGGCGGAGCTCTTCGGCGGCTTTCCCGAGGCGTTCTATGCGTCCTATCGAACTGCCTGGCCGCTCGATCCAGGCTTCGAGACGCGCAAAACGCTCTACAACCTGTATCACATCCTCAACCACTTCAACCTGTTCGGCGCGGCCTACCTGAACCAGGCGCGGCGCATGATCGAGCGATTGCTCGCCGAGCTGCGCGGCTGACGATCAGGCAGGCTGCCTCATCAAATCCCCAAGCTTGGCCTGCAGCTCGCCGGCTTGGTACATCTCGGTCATGATGTCGCAGCCACCGATGAATTCGCCGCGGATGTAGAGCACCGGAATGGTCGGCCAGTCGGCATACTCGCGCAGTTCCGGCACGGTGTCGGCTTCGGCGAGCACATTGACATCGACGAAATCGACGTTGCAGCGCTTGAGGATTTCCGCGGCGCGGCCGGAAAAACCGCAGCGCGGAAACTGCTTCGTGCCTTTCATGAACAGCACGACGGGATGTTGGGTGACGAGTTCGTGAATCTGTGCCTTGTTCATCTCGGTTTCCTCGAATGGTTGATGTTTTTACTCGGGAAATTTTAGTGGGGCGGCTGATACCGGTCAAGCCATCAGCGTGACCTGTGGAATTGCTCGAAGCTCATTCGCTGCCAGTGTCCTTCAGCGACGTATCGGCCCAGCGCGAGGAAGGTTTCTGCATCGCGCATCGCGCCGGTATGGCGCGCCATTTCCCGCCCATCGGCGGCAAAGAAAACGAAAGTCGGCGTGCCCTTGAATTCGAGGTTGCGGGCAAAAGCCTTTTCCGTCATCTCTTTTCCCTCCGGGGTCGTCACCGGAATGCTGCCGTTGACATCGAGGCTGAACACGTTGAAATGCCGATGGAAATACTCGCGCACCTCGGCCCGGCTCATGATCTGCTCGCGCATGCGCTTGCAGAACGGACAGCCCTCGGCTTCCAGCACCAGCAGGATGCCTTGCTTGCCCTGCGCCTGCGCCGTCTTCAGCTCGGCGGCAAAGTCGCCCAGCGTCGTATCGAAAAAGTCATCGCCCAGCGCGGCATGGGCGAAAGACAAAGTCAAGAAACAGAAAGCGACCCAACGCAGCAGAAATCTCATTGCACCTCCTCCTTGCGAAAAACTTTACCGGGATTTCGTCCTTAGCGCCAAGGGCAATTCGGCGGTGATGAGCGCGCCGACGAGGATCACGGTCCAGGAAAGATACAGCCAGAGCAGAAAGATCGGGATTGCCGAGAAAGCCCCGTAGATCAGCGTATAGGTCGGCAGCTTGACGATGTAGAGGGCAAACAGCCGCTGCATGCCAACGAAGGCGAGTGCCGTCAGCGCACCGGCGAATGCGGCATGCGAGCGCGCCACCGGCCGGTTGGGCAAGGCCCAGTAGATGAGCCCGAGCAATACGGCGAGAAACACCAGCGGCACGATTTGGGAAAAAGCCAGCCGCAGCCAGCGCGGCTCATCGACCCAGCCGAAGGAAACCGTCGCCAGATAAGTGATGCTCGCCAGCGCACTGCCGAATGCCAGCGGGCCGAGCAACAACGTCAACAGGTGCAGCCCAAGTCGCTTGAGCAAGGGCCGTGGCTTGCTCACCTTCCAGATCGCGGCAAAGCTGCGCTCGATGGTCAGCATCTGCAGCAGGGCTGTTGCCGCCAGTGTCGTCAGTCCGATCCAGGTCACGCGATTGGCGCGCTGGGCGAATTCCCCCAGGTATGCGGCGATCACCTTGCCGGCTTTTTCGGGCAGCAGCGTAGAGAGCAGGAATTGTTCGAGCGCGCGGGTGAGCTTGATGCCGAAGGGCAACATTTCGATCAGCGAGGCACCGACCACGACCATCGGCACCAGACCGAGCAGCGTCGCAAACGACAGCGCCGCTGCCGTCTGGGCGTAATGCTCGGCGTTGAAACGCTTGACGACGTTGATCAGCAGGCGAACGGGGATGAGCACCATATAATGCGATGATTGTAATAAAGGGGCACCATTCATGGCCGCTTCGTGCCGTCCTGCCAGCGCCGAGTTTCGCCGTCTCCATCGTCTGACCCTGATCGCCAGCGCCAGCCTGATCGCATTGATCGCGCTTTGCCTTGCCTGGGAGCTGTGGCTCGCCCCATTGCGCCCCGGCGGTTCCTGGCTTGCGCTGAAGGCGCTGCCGTTGCTGCTGCCGCTGTTCGGCATCTTGCACGGCCGGCGGCGCAGCTACCAGGCAGCGAGTCTGCTGATCCTGGCCTATTTGCTGGAGGGGGTAACGCGGCTGCTGACCGATGGCGGGGCAAGCCGCGCCCTGGCTGCCGCCGAGACGCTGCTTGCCGCCACGTTTTTCGCCACGGTGCTGGCCTTTGCACGCCTGACGGCAGTTTCCCGAGCCCCAGCCGCCATCACAGCTGCGGATTGAGACGCTCGGCCCTGGCGTGAAGCTTGTTGAGGGCGTTCAGATAGGCTTTCGCCGACGCGACGATGATGTCGGTATCCGCCCCCTGGCCATTGACGATGCGGCCTTCCTTCGCCAAGCGCACGGTCACCTCACCCTGGGCATCGGTGCCGGTGGTGATCGCATTCACCGAATAGAGCAGCAGCTCGGCGCCGCTATTTGCCACCGATTCGATCGCGCGGAAGGTGGCATCCACCGGCCCGCTGCCGGTCGCCTGGGCGTGCTGCTCGATCCCGCCGACGGAAAGTGTCAGCTCGGCCAGTGGCTGTTCACCGGTTTCGGAATGGAAACGGAAGGAAACCAGCTTGTAATGCTCGACCTCCGGCGTGACCATCTCGTCGGAGACGATCGCGTGCAGATCTTCGTCGAAGATCTCGCGCTTCTTGTCGGCGAGCTCCTTGAAACGCGCGAATGCGGCATTCAGCGCCTCCTCGCTGTCGAGCTGGATGCCGAGTTCGGCGAGCTTGGTGCGGAAGGCGTTGCGTCCCGACAGCTTGCCAAGCGAGATGCGGTTGGCATGCCAGCCGACGTCCTCGGCGCGCATGATCTCGTAAGTTTCGCGGTGCTTGAGTACGCCGTCCTGATGGATGCCCGATTCATGCGCGAAGGCATTCGCGCCAACGATGGCCTTGTTCGGCTGCACGACATAGCCGGTGATCTGCGAGACGAGACGCGAAGCGGCGACGATCTGCGTCGTGTCGATGCGCGTTTCGACCGGGAACAGGTCCTTGCGCGTTTTCACCGCCATCACCACCTCTTCGAGCGCGGCATTGCCGGCACGCTCACCCAGCCCGTTGAGCGTGCATTCGACTTGGCGTGCGCCGTTTTGCACCGCGGCGAGCGAATTGGCAACGGCCAAGCCCAGGTCATTATGGCAGTGCGTCGACCAGATCACCTTGTCGGCATCCGGCACATTCTCGATCAGCGCGCGCATGCGTGCGCCCCATTCGGCCGGGATACTGTAGCCGACGGTGTCCGGAACGTTGATGGTCTTGGCGCCGGCCTTGATCACCGCGTCGAAAACGCGACATAGAAAATCGAAGTCCGAACGCACCGCATCCTCGGCGGAGAATTCGACGTCATCGGTGTACTCGCGCGCCCACTTGACGGCCTGCACCGCCGCCGCGACGACCTCGTCGGGCTTCATACGCAGCTTCTTCTCCATGTGGATCGGCGAAGTGGCGATGAAGGTGTGGATGCGCCCGCGCGCAGCCGGCCGGATCGCTTCGCCGGCGCGGCGCACGTCTTTTTCGTTGGCACGCGCCAACGAGCAGACCGTCGACTCCTTGATCGCTTCGGCGATCGCGTGGATCGCCTCGAAATCCCCGGGGCTCGCCGCCGCGAAACCCGCTTCGATGACATCGACACGCATCCGTTCCAATTGGCGGGCGATGCGCAGTTTCTCCTCGCGCGTCATCGCTGCGCCCGGGCTCTGCTCGCCGTCGCGCAAGGTGGTATCGAAAATGATCAGCTGTGGTTTGCTCATTGCATTCTCCGCAGGAATGTCCGACGTTCATGACGACCCGCCGCCCTGACGGCGCGGGTAGCGAAATTCGAATTGTGGGGAAAGGAATGTTCAGCGCCCGCGGCGCAGCAGCGGGCGCAGCTTGGTGGCGAGCGACGCACTCACCGCCGCCAAGGCGGTCAGCGTGAGGAGGGCGGAAGCCAAATCAAACGTCGTCGCGGTCATGGCGCAACTATAACAAACTATTCGCCCGGCGCAAGTTTTTTGCGCCTAGCGAACCAATCGACCGCGGCGATGACGTAGCCGGACAATGCATAGGCCAGAAACAGCGCGAATAGTACGCCCGGCGGGTAACTCGAAACCAGTGCGAAACCGAGCGCCACGGCGACGACGATGATGAACGGCACGCTCCTGCGCAGATTGATGTTCTTGCCCGAGTAGTAGCGCAGGTTCGTCACCATCGTGACGCCGGCAAAAATGGTCAGGGCACAGGCATACCAACGCGCCTCCTGGCCACTCCAATCATTGTCGATCAGCACCCAGACCAGCCCTGCCACCAGCGCCGCGGCCGCCGGGCTCGGCAGGCCCTGGAACCAGCGTTTGTCGACGACTTCGAGGTTGGTGTTGAAGCGCGCCAGGCGCAATGCCGCGCCGACGCAGTAGATGAAGGCAGCGATCCAGCCCAGCTTGCCGAGGTCTTTGAGCGCCCATTCATACACCACCAATGCCGGCGCAGCACCGAAGGAGACCATGTCGGAAAGCGAATCGTATTCGGCCCCGAAAGCGCTTTGCGTGTGCGTCAGCCGGGCGACGCGGCCATCGAGACCATCGAAGACCATGGCGACGAAGATCGCCACCGCGGCGATCTCGAACTTGCCGTTCATCGCCTGGACGATCGCATAGAAACCGGAAAATAGCGCCGCAGTGGTGAACAGGTTCGGCAGAATGTAGATTCCGCGCCGGCGCAGTTCCGGATTGAACATGGTTTTGCGGGGACGGCGAAAATCGGGCATGGGCGCGCAACGGCTGGGTAGATGCGCTCAATTGTAACCGCGCGCCGCTTGCGAAGAGGGATTACGGGAGAAGGGCAAGGATCGTCGTCGTGGCGCGGACCTTTTCGCCCACGACGACTTTCACCTGCACCCCCTTCGGCAAATAGAGATCGACGCGCGAGCCGAAGCGGATGAAGCCGTAGCGCTGGCCGCGCACGAGTTTGTCGCCCGGTTCGACGTAACAGAGGATGCGCCG
This genomic interval from Sulfuricystis multivorans contains the following:
- a CDS encoding thioredoxin family protein yields the protein MRFLLRWVAFCFLTLSFAHAALGDDFFDTTLGDFAAELKTAQAQGKQGILLVLEAEGCPFCKRMREQIMSRAEVREYFHRHFNVFSLDVNGSIPVTTPEGKEMTEKAFARNLEFKGTPTFVFFAADGREMARHTGAMRDAETFLALGRYVAEGHWQRMSFEQFHRSR
- a CDS encoding fructosamine kinase family protein, which produces MRRFRKTGTADRLAMFEAEVEGLAALRATQTVRVPEVFGTGIDANGSAWIELEYLELGALSPQSGARLGEQLAEMHWHTGHRDDALFGWPRDNFIGDSPQSNQSHQSWASFFAAERLRPQLERAQANGMPRAVVSQGERLIEGVGAFFLDYRPQPCLLHGDLWAGNAGQLPDGTPVIFDPAVYRGDRETDLAMAELFGGFPEAFYASYRTAWPLDPGFETRKTLYNLYHILNHFNLFGAAYLNQARRMIERLLAELRG
- a CDS encoding sensor histidine kinase; this encodes MSIPSSPIASVVPDFSNQGIWLRLLLAGNGLLLLLALARNRDLARLGDELLELSALAEPALLTTLAGLFPLASWLRRQPLPWAFAVVVGWAAAAFAGIDFLLATAFGGAPGWRAPLAGGLGAMLLLAGFKLRAQAQTPALAEARLAALNARIRPHFLFNSLNAILGVMRDDPRRAETALEELAELFRVLLRDNRALVPLSEEIALARKYLALEKLRLGERLKVRWEMDDYPPELLAPPLLLQPLLENAVYHGVEMVTEPGEIVVRIRASRDGVHIEIDNPLAASSAQRPGNRMALDNLRERLMLFYDLEARLETGEHDGRYRVRVELPRRESA
- a CDS encoding YihY family inner membrane protein — translated: MVLIPVRLLINVVKRFNAEHYAQTAAALSFATLLGLVPMVVVGASLIEMLPFGIKLTRALEQFLLSTLLPEKAGKVIAAYLGEFAQRANRVTWIGLTTLAATALLQMLTIERSFAAIWKVSKPRPLLKRLGLHLLTLLLGPLAFGSALASITYLATVSFGWVDEPRWLRLAFSQIVPLVFLAVLLGLIYWALPNRPVARSHAAFAGALTALAFVGMQRLFALYIVKLPTYTLIYGAFSAIPIFLLWLYLSWTVILVGALITAELPLALRTKSR
- a CDS encoding pyruvate carboxylase, which translates into the protein MKKIRSLLVANRSEIAIRILRAASELGIRTVAIFSNEDRFALHRFKADESYLVGAGKKPVDAYLDIADIIRIAKEAHVDAIHPGYGFLSENPDFAEACARAGIVFIGPQPEVMRLLGNKVSARALAERAGVPVVPATGALPRDLDETKRLAASVGYPLMLKASWGGGGRGMRIVATEADLGPAMEVARREAAAAFGNDEVYLEKLVRRARHVEVQVIGDSYGNLVHLYERDCSVQRRNQKVVERAPAPYLSEARRAELCAAALKLAKAANYTHAGTVEFLMDADTDQFYFIEVNPRIQVEHTVTEQVTGVDIVKAQIRISEGARIGDEDSYVPRQEEVKLNGHALQCRITTEDPENGFTPDYGRIAAYRSPAGFGIRLDGGTAYTGAVITPYYDSLLVKVTAWGHTPEEAARRMDRALREFRVRGLATNLLFLENVIGHPLFLAGECTTRFIDETPELFKFRKRRDRATRLLNFLGDVMVNGNPETKGRTLPALPLAKPIKPVGVDLSAAPQLGTRDLFKQLGAAKFAAWMKNERRVLLTDTTMRDAHQSLFATRMRTFDMVAIAPYYARLLPQLFSLECWGGATFDVAMRFLKEDPWERLARLREAVPNVLLQMLLRGANAVGYTSYADNVVRYFVQQAAKAGIDVFRVFDSLNWVENMRVAMDAVLETGALCEAAICYTGDLFDARRPKYNLEYYVDLGKQLEKAGAHIIAIKDMAGVCRPRAARELVRVLKEETGLPIHFHTHDTSGIAAASVLAAIEAGCDAVDGALDAMSGLTSQPNLGAIAAALAGSERDPGVDFDAMQALSHYWEGVRRQYAPFEADIRAGTADVYRHEMPGGQYTNLREQARAMGIEHRWGEVAQAYADVNLLFGDIVKVTPTSKVVGDLALFMVANNLTAEDIKNPAREIAFPDSVIALMKGELGFPPDGFPPELQKKVLKGAAPLKGRAGAHLPPVDLEAKRLEAEKTCGRQIDDYELASYLMYPKVFKDYAAHHARYGDVSLLPTPAFFYGLAGTEEISVDLERGKSLIISQQGMAGPDEEGMVKVFFELNGQSRVLRVPKAGLANARAKPQAEEGNPKHVGAPMPGTIVTVAAHVGQKVTRGDPLVSIEAMKMETMLTAERDGVVKAVHCRHSESVNAKDLLVEFE
- a CDS encoding DUF2069 domain-containing protein, which encodes MAASCRPASAEFRRLHRLTLIASASLIALIALCLAWELWLAPLRPGGSWLALKALPLLLPLFGILHGRRRSYQAASLLILAYLLEGVTRLLTDGGASRALAAAETLLAATFFATVLAFARLTAVSRAPAAITAAD
- the argH gene encoding argininosuccinate lyase, with amino-acid sequence MSDSSAKIWSGRFSEPVADLVKRYTASVFFDRRMAAQDIRGSLAHAKMLARQKIISGQDLAAIERGLAQINGEIERGEFVWNLDDEDVHLNIEKRLTQLIGDAGKRLHTGRSRNDQVATDIRLWLRDAIDTTDARLSALMRALLDLAETHLATPMPGFTHLQVAQPVTFGHHLMAYVEMFSRDRERFADCRRRVNRLPLGAAALAGTTFPIDREFVAKELGFDGVCANSLDAVSDRDFAIEFCAAASLTMMHVSRFSEELILWMNPMIGFIDLADRFCTGSSIMPQKKNPDVPELARGKSGRVFGHLMGLLTLMKAQPLAYNKDNQEDKEPLFDTADTLIDTLTIFADLVSGIRVKAEAMAAALDQGFATATDLADYLVKKGLPFRDAHEAVARAVRAAEARGCDLSDLPLAELQSFSPLIDEDVFSVLTISGSLAARNHLGGTAPEQVKAAIERVRNSLR
- a CDS encoding LytR/AlgR family response regulator transcription factor produces the protein MNALPRILLVDDEAPARQRLRHLLEDIAPQFPHCIVGEAGDGLAALEVLAQRPADIVLADIRMPRMDGIELAQQLAGQPMSPAIVFVTAYDEFALKAFELSAADYLLKPVRAPRLLDALRKARRLLPNDALLKNLAPTARARLRVLERGRVMLVPVDEILYLRADQKYVAACTAEREYLLEESLTHLETEFAARFVRIHRNCLVAIDAVAGAARVADDAHGEAHWVLTLKGVAERLPVSRRQWPHVKERLGL
- the grxD gene encoding Grx4 family monothiol glutaredoxin, encoding MNKAQIHELVTQHPVVLFMKGTKQFPRCGFSGRAAEILKRCNVDFVDVNVLAEADTVPELREYADWPTIPVLYIRGEFIGGCDIMTEMYQAGELQAKLGDLMRQPA